AATTAATTTCATGACGATGTCGTTGACATGTGCCATGCTTATGTCAGGGAGTTTCAGTGTAGGCACCACAGCTGGACTTTTGTCTCAGAGGGGAGCTTGAAGAAAGTCAATATTGGAAATGAGACTTTTTATGAAGAGACTCGAAGCATCTTGAAGTTATGACCGCTAGTCGAAGCCATGACGATCTTGGTAAGTTCTGAACTTCTAAGGAAAGGCCTTCGATTTGTCGATGTTCCAGGTAAGTGGTCTTCTTCCCGACATGTATTACATGATGCTTGCTTGTTTGCAAGCCTCCTCTTAACCACCTGCAAGATATCGATATCGCGTTGAGAGACATTGACGAAGATGTTGAGGAGAAAGCTTGTGCTGAGATAAAGAGCTTTCTGACAGTATCAACCAGCCTTGTGGCGAAACGGAGATGAAGCTGAGGGCCTCAACTCTAGCAGTCTATCGATGTTACACCACAAAGACAGATATCAGCTGCCCTGTTGCCATCATGATGAGGCTACGTTATTTCCGGGTATGGCGCGCATACGACAGAGGACGTGATGTCCATGAAAGGCAGCGTAGAGAACTCACTCGAGAGACCAACAACCCAGGCGTTCAGACATGCGCGCTTACAGTGGCAATCTGCGATGCAGTATAAAATAAACTGGTCCAGAGGTGGAGTCATTACTGCAGACTGTATGTCGAAAAGATGATGCAGCTTATCACCGTCTTACAGCGTAACTTGAAGACACTGCTTGAGGACGCTGCCCACAACACACGAGCGCATCGTCTGCTTTGAAAACGTCTAGCCAAGCAGTTTCCCAGATTCTCAACAAAGCTTGAAAAGCTTCGCCACAAGTTCAGCGTGAGCGACGAAGAGGGTCAGGGTTAGTTATGTTGCTGCTACAAGAGGATAGTTTGGAGAAGGGCGATTTGCGCTGTGATAAGCTACTGTCTGACCCATGGTGACAGCCTGGCAGCCTTGTCAGTCTGATCGCATACCGTGTCCAGGCCACTGCATCCCTGCTACGCAGCGACAGCGAGCGTCGTTGAAACTGAAACTGGTATTGGTAGAGCTACTTGGTATTGGTCTTTCAGTCAAATACGGGTATTCGTTCAGCTCCACAGACTGAATACGTACGGAATACCGCGCAGTTTACATGCAGACTTCGGGTTCGATGAAATAAATGGAATTAATTCCTCCAATGATTTTGCTGGCCTTTTGTGATGCTTGCTCGTGTGCGGTCTTACGTCTATCACCTTGGCCGTCCTTCAGATTGCCATAGGGTGACTGCACATGAACCCTCATGACATCGATACTCAAAGTGGTTTCGTTCGCCAAAACAAGGCTGACGGCGGCTTTGACGGCGACCAGAAACACTACGCTGCTTTGACAGCTCGGCAGCTTGACTAGGGGACGCCACGGCCAGCAGCTTGATACTCTGTTGGCAAAAAATCAAGGCTGTCGCGGAATGAGAATGCATATCTCAAACTACCTATCGCTGAGACGTGCCATATCGAGTCAAGGTGTAATGGGTAGAGTGCAGTTCAGTGATAGGTTCCCTGCACCGTGCGCCTCATCTCGACCCTGGTTCGTCATAAATCTCCCGCAGCTCTCCGCAAGCATCCCCTCGCCAGTCATCCTCCGTACATAATCTACATAATCTACATAATTTCGGCTGCCAGCCTGCTTGAGCATTATTCTGGTTAATTTTTTTTCATTGTACATGTTGCCACATTCGTAGACCACCACGTTTGGCCCCCACGGTCACACCACCCGTAGCTGCCACGGTCTTAGCTACCACGTCCGCAGCAGTCGCTCCCAGCCTCCTTCCCCTCAAATCGTCTTCGGCAGGCGCGCTTCAGGCAAGATGGTGGGCCCGCGTAAACCTCCGGCTCTGGCCGAAGAGAGCGCCGAAGTCGAAGTGCTGTTCGCCAACATGGACAAGATGAAGACGCTTACAAAGAAGATCCAAGGGTCCGTCAACAGGCTCGATGCCAGTGGGAAGGCTGTGCAGGAAGCCATTAGCCCGATTTATGGGAATACACAGAAATTGCAGATTGCGACAAGCAACATCGACAGGGTCATTGAGGCTATTGAGAGGCTCAGGGCGCCGAGAGATCAGAGTGAGAGGGAGGAGAGGATCATAAGGGCTGGGTATGTACAATATACTGCGATGAAGGACCCGCTGACATGATACAGACCTGGACGAGGCGACCTCCGCGATTACATTGCGTCTCTCGATCGAACCACAATGGCCCTCGCCGACTTGAAGCGCACGAACCTACGCTCGAACGAACAGGCGATTGCGCAGCTAAACGGCCTCTTGAAGCTGGGGAACAAGCAGCTGGAAGATGTCTTCCGTAGCATATTGGGGGACTGTTCGAGGCAAAAGCTGCAGCCGCTGGAGTTTGTTGCTAAGAACAACCCATTTCCACTTCTGCCGCCAGACCAACTCTCGACCTTGCGTGGCATCAACAGCCACATCGCGCAGACCGTCGCCTCGACATCACAAGCTGATCTGTCTTCAACCCCGACACAAAAGATATATGCAGACATTCGAGGCAGCTACCTGGAAAGTTCACTGGGCAGTCTTGCTCAAGCTTCGGTCGCGACAGCTAGAAAGGTGCAACCGGATGCCTTGTACAAAAAGGGCACCAACGGCATTGGCACATACGTGCAGGCGATTGAAGGCATATTTGTGGCCGAGTACGACAATATCACAAACATCTTTGCACGAGGCGAATGGACACCGGTCTGTGAATCGACATGCCAGGCCTCACTGGGAGAGTTTAATCGGACGTTACGTGAGCTGAACGGCCACATTCAGAAGAACTTGCTTACAGATTGCTTCCTTGGATACGAAATCTGTGGCATGGTGCGCACACTTTCTCTACGA
The window above is part of the Ascochyta rabiei chromosome 1, complete sequence genome. Proteins encoded here:
- a CDS encoding exocyst complex component exo70 — translated: MVGPRKPPALAEESAEVEVLFANMDKMKTLTKKIQGSVNRLDASGKAVQEAISPIYGNTQKLQIATSNIDRVIEAIERLRAPRDQSEREERIIRAGPGRGDLRDYIASLDRTTMALADLKRTNLRSNEQAIAQLNGLLKLGNKQLEDVFRSILGDCSRQKLQPLEFVAKNNPFPLLPPDQLSTLRGINSHIAQTVASTSQADLSSTPTQKIYADIRGSYLESSLGSLAQASVATARKVQPDALYKKGTNGIGTYVQAIEGIFVAEYDNITNIFARGEWTPVCESTCQASLGEFNRTLRELNGHIQKNLLTDCFLGYEICGMVRTLSLRLQDTTGALKGQIYDSVKPIRETSKTSLSKLIEDTRVRTQTLVALPMDGAAVPITGESMRRLQEMTNYLDPLSSILASLGEGGWNNPSANKPSTTLDVNPDMVKLFASYASDTIDTLIQNLTSKAKMLLKGKTLQGIFLANNIAIVTRTIRNSELAPLLESYAGKLAAWRKASSAMYLEAWREPSGHLLDVQYTNRSKDRPHSGGGAADSAAIVKGLGSKDKDAIKEKFKSFNTSFEDLVARHKTYAMEAEVRAQLSKEVQNIIEPLYNRFYDKYREIDKGKGKYVKYDKAELNKALMSFS